A region of Streptomyces paludis DNA encodes the following proteins:
- a CDS encoding helix-turn-helix transcriptional regulator, translated as MAVKQPDPDGNSRAEVDISAETSTGRVAGQFMGFGAMLKRWRKSAGVTQPPAARALGISVRTYRHIESGATPRFSQKQCDALAALLKLDSDERHALLLYNVGTYLRAAPTEGQPEVGPALRLLIDRQMPSPTYLSDRNWNILAYNQAMAEIWPWATEPRANLIRWALTTAEGRATYHDWHKHATVFVRMLRFAQTTHGEDVDLQELIEDVKKNPDVRHIWESDADLVEHRDGHVFLATVPTLDWRTIEIVSHVAYPAIMPDCRFVVMTWVEAEGDTQRDALGGPRDAWADETHNGERRRDLAQERLAEGDRLRDQDVRTARLAASSAHQAAALAGDDGIPLPALSRLVGPDAQLTLSPSRRNVVWAVKELSGRWGVTRVSPATVIARIQRQPLTDEHLTEMKQLVRYGLPAEPEAALSRIEQLLSEHDAEQHVLREIYKELYGPDYARPASRGDDPREV; from the coding sequence ATGGCCGTTAAGCAACCGGACCCCGACGGTAACAGCAGAGCGGAAGTGGATATCTCCGCCGAGACGTCCACGGGCCGGGTCGCCGGCCAGTTCATGGGCTTCGGTGCGATGCTCAAACGCTGGCGGAAGTCCGCAGGCGTCACGCAGCCGCCCGCTGCCCGTGCCCTGGGTATCAGTGTGCGCACCTACCGTCATATCGAAAGTGGCGCGACTCCGCGCTTCTCACAGAAGCAGTGCGATGCCCTGGCCGCGCTGCTGAAACTGGACTCGGACGAACGCCACGCGCTGCTGCTTTACAACGTGGGTACGTACCTCCGGGCCGCGCCGACGGAGGGGCAGCCCGAAGTGGGCCCCGCGTTGCGTCTGCTCATCGACCGGCAGATGCCCAGCCCCACGTATCTCTCGGACCGAAACTGGAACATCCTCGCCTACAACCAGGCCATGGCCGAGATTTGGCCCTGGGCGACGGAGCCCCGGGCCAATCTGATCCGCTGGGCCCTCACCACAGCCGAAGGCCGCGCTACCTACCACGACTGGCACAAGCACGCCACGGTCTTCGTACGGATGCTGAGGTTTGCGCAGACCACCCACGGCGAGGACGTCGACCTCCAGGAGCTGATCGAGGACGTCAAGAAGAACCCGGATGTCCGGCACATCTGGGAGTCGGACGCCGACCTCGTCGAGCACCGCGACGGACACGTGTTCCTCGCCACCGTGCCGACGCTGGACTGGCGGACGATCGAGATCGTCAGCCATGTCGCCTACCCCGCGATCATGCCCGACTGCCGCTTCGTCGTCATGACCTGGGTAGAAGCCGAAGGCGATACTCAACGCGACGCACTGGGCGGCCCTCGGGACGCCTGGGCGGACGAAACGCACAACGGGGAACGCCGGCGGGACCTGGCTCAGGAGAGGCTCGCCGAAGGCGACCGGCTCCGGGACCAAGATGTCCGCACGGCGCGCCTGGCCGCGAGCAGCGCGCATCAAGCCGCGGCTCTGGCCGGCGACGACGGCATCCCCCTGCCTGCCCTCAGCCGCCTCGTGGGACCCGACGCCCAGCTGACGCTCTCGCCATCCAGACGCAACGTCGTCTGGGCCGTAAAGGAGCTATCAGGCCGCTGGGGCGTTACACGGGTCTCCCCGGCCACAGTGATAGCCCGCATCCAGCGACAGCCCCTGACGGACGAGCACCTCACCGAGATGAAGCAACTGGTGCGCTACGGACTACCGGCCGAACCCGAGGCCGCCCTCTCGCGCATCGAGCAACTCCTCAGCGAACACGACGCGGAGCAGCACGTGCTTCGCGAAATCTACAAGGAGTTGTACGGGCCCGACTACGCCCGGCCGGCATCGCGCGGAGACGACCCCCGAGAGGTCTAA
- a CDS encoding acyl-CoA thioesterase: MHRYTYPCPLRWADADAYGHVNNAMFLRYMEEARTRMFQEVVGATHEDGRRQNAFVVGRSVIDFRAPLYYRDAPVDVHIRVAKSSAASFELAYEISDNNLLYAEATTTIVAYNLDIGRPRRLSGPERDFLARYNKP; this comes from the coding sequence GTGCACAGGTACACCTATCCCTGCCCACTGCGCTGGGCCGACGCCGATGCATACGGGCACGTCAACAACGCGATGTTCCTTCGGTACATGGAGGAAGCGCGGACACGAATGTTCCAGGAGGTGGTGGGGGCCACACACGAAGACGGCCGCCGCCAGAACGCGTTCGTTGTCGGCCGCTCCGTCATCGACTTCCGCGCCCCGCTGTACTACCGCGACGCGCCGGTCGACGTGCACATCCGGGTCGCCAAGAGCAGCGCCGCGAGCTTCGAACTCGCCTACGAGATCAGCGACAACAATCTGCTGTACGCCGAGGCGACGACCACGATCGTCGCCTACAACCTGGATATCGGACGCCCTCGACGCCTCTCCGGACCCGAACGAGACTTCCTCGCCCGCTACAACAAACCCTGA
- a CDS encoding SDR family NAD(P)-dependent oxidoreductase, protein MGQLEGRTAVVTGGSTGIGLATAARLADEGAHVFITGRRKTELDAAIETIGASRATAVAGDISEAADLDRLYDAVRARGQGLDVLVANAAVGTFVTLEQTTEDHFDQTFGVNVRGTVFTVQKALPLLNDGASVILTSSTAADNGMEAFGAYAASKAAVRSFARTWSNELKGRGIRVNAVSPGGVETPGLANIFGGEETLSAVKENVAATVAKGRIGRPEEVAAVVAFLASDQSSYVVGANIYVDGGQNQI, encoded by the coding sequence ATGGGACAGCTTGAGGGCAGGACGGCTGTGGTCACCGGCGGCAGCACCGGAATCGGTCTGGCCACCGCCGCACGTCTGGCAGACGAGGGCGCGCACGTGTTCATCACAGGCCGGCGCAAGACCGAGTTGGACGCCGCCATCGAGACCATCGGAGCATCCAGGGCCACCGCGGTGGCCGGCGACATCTCCGAGGCAGCCGACCTGGACCGGCTCTACGACGCGGTCCGGGCCCGGGGACAGGGACTGGACGTGCTCGTCGCGAACGCGGCGGTCGGTACGTTCGTCACGCTGGAGCAGACCACCGAAGACCACTTCGACCAGACCTTCGGAGTCAACGTCCGGGGCACTGTGTTCACCGTACAGAAGGCGCTCCCGCTGCTCAATGACGGCGCCTCGGTCATCCTGACCTCCTCCACAGCCGCCGACAACGGCATGGAGGCGTTCGGTGCGTACGCGGCGTCCAAGGCCGCCGTCCGGTCATTCGCGCGGACATGGTCCAACGAACTCAAAGGCCGGGGCATCAGGGTCAACGCGGTGTCGCCGGGCGGGGTGGAAACTCCCGGACTCGCCAACATTTTCGGCGGCGAGGAGACCCTGTCCGCTGTCAAGGAGAATGTCGCAGCGACCGTGGCCAAGGGCCGCATAGGGCGTCCTGAGGAGGTCGCCGCAGTGGTGGCGTTCCTCGCTTCCGACCAGAGCAGCTACGTCGTTGGCGCGAACATCTACGTCGACGGCGGGCAGAACCAGATCTGA
- a CDS encoding AraC family transcriptional regulator, with protein MLGSSDPIADAIGLLRPRTVIDPGLHAAGPWALRFDQSSHVKLGVVARGACWLTLDGHKPVLLEEGDFYLLGNPPPYVLASTLTAPSRPAKPVWESAKDGVVRIGPEAEEDTYLCGGHFSFEDTNTPVLAQVLPLLVLVRAADPRGKLLAHLSELLVSEARTAAAGSSLVLNHLAQVLFVHMLRAHAEQADQPTGWLGALNDDGIGAALRAMHTDAAHPWTLKELAGISHMSRSAFASSFKGRVGATPLDYLIQWRMSLARDALSHGTRTISELAFMIGYKSESAFSTAFRRVVGSSPRQFRETSTRAANGRPDQGR; from the coding sequence GTGCTCGGCTCCAGCGATCCGATCGCCGACGCCATCGGTCTTCTGCGCCCTCGCACCGTGATCGACCCCGGTCTCCATGCGGCAGGGCCGTGGGCGCTGCGCTTCGATCAGTCCTCGCATGTCAAGCTTGGTGTCGTCGCGCGCGGCGCATGCTGGCTGACCCTTGACGGGCACAAGCCCGTACTGCTGGAAGAGGGCGACTTCTACCTGCTGGGCAACCCCCCGCCTTACGTCCTGGCCAGCACACTCACCGCACCATCGCGCCCCGCGAAGCCGGTGTGGGAGAGCGCCAAGGACGGTGTCGTACGCATCGGCCCAGAGGCCGAGGAAGACACGTACCTCTGCGGCGGGCACTTCTCGTTCGAGGACACGAACACCCCAGTCCTGGCCCAAGTCCTACCGCTGCTCGTGCTTGTCCGTGCCGCAGATCCCCGCGGCAAGCTCCTGGCACATCTCAGCGAGCTCCTGGTCTCCGAGGCCAGGACCGCCGCCGCCGGCAGCTCTCTTGTCCTGAACCACCTCGCACAGGTCCTGTTCGTCCACATGCTGCGCGCCCACGCCGAACAGGCCGATCAGCCCACCGGCTGGCTGGGAGCGCTCAACGACGACGGTATCGGTGCAGCCCTTCGCGCCATGCACACCGACGCGGCACACCCCTGGACACTCAAAGAGCTTGCCGGCATCAGCCACATGTCACGTTCCGCGTTCGCCTCATCCTTCAAGGGCCGGGTCGGAGCCACCCCGCTGGACTATCTGATCCAGTGGAGAATGAGTCTCGCCCGCGACGCCCTGAGCCACGGCACGCGAACGATCTCCGAACTCGCGTTCATGATCGGCTACAAATCCGAGAGCGCGTTCAGCACCGCATTCCGCCGCGTGGTCGGCTCCTCGCCCAGACAATTCCGCGAGACATCAACCCGCGCGGCCAACGGCCGTCCGGATCAGGGCCGCTGA
- a CDS encoding NUDIX hydrolase, producing the protein MAITDADIAGVLAAYLERYPQEAGQLAEPLRLLAEGQGFASRRTFPMHVTAGALLVREGAEILLIEHLAYGITLQPGGHLEPSDMTLVGAALRELSEETGIDPEQVVPVSMDPAYVEFGQVPARPAKDEPDHYHLDIGYVFATVDAEVGRIQESEVTGAAWYPLDLAERLVGPRIARAVTASTGIG; encoded by the coding sequence GTGGCGATTACTGATGCCGATATCGCGGGAGTGCTTGCCGCCTACCTTGAGCGCTACCCGCAGGAGGCCGGGCAGCTGGCCGAGCCGCTGCGGCTCTTGGCCGAAGGACAGGGGTTCGCCTCGCGGCGGACCTTCCCGATGCATGTCACCGCCGGCGCGCTGCTGGTCCGGGAAGGCGCCGAGATCCTTCTGATCGAGCACCTCGCGTACGGGATCACTTTGCAGCCGGGCGGTCATCTTGAGCCGAGCGATATGACGCTGGTCGGCGCGGCCTTGCGGGAGCTGTCCGAGGAGACCGGCATCGATCCCGAGCAGGTCGTCCCCGTCTCGATGGACCCTGCCTATGTCGAGTTCGGCCAGGTGCCGGCCAGGCCCGCGAAGGACGAGCCGGACCACTACCACCTGGACATCGGCTATGTCTTCGCGACGGTCGATGCCGAGGTCGGACGTATCCAGGAGTCCGAGGTGACGGGCGCCGCCTGGTATCCGCTGGACTTGGCAGAGCGCCTCGTCGGGCCCCGGATCGCGCGGGCGGTTACCGCATCGACCGGGATCGGGTAA
- a CDS encoding class I SAM-dependent methyltransferase produces the protein MEYDALTGWDDDSTAETYAAFTRAYPMYSASSRDLAARAGLTNSRVIVDLCGGTGTTAEAILALAPPDATIVSLDSSAAMQRIGRHLLTDSRLTWVNAPAENLAGHVPAHSVDAVVCNSALWKTNVAAVVTAVRRVLRPGGRFVFNIGGAFAGVTHPDAPVPPTGPSLTTLIQQIATRDYGIAPPTAAIPPKLPLPAITRLLADAGLDVVAAEVTGQRTTTAERAAWLSIPVFAHPEGALSYEQKMAILAEASTRTRPDDATVTSWLVIVAKLPEEAA, from the coding sequence TTGGAGTACGACGCCCTCACCGGCTGGGACGACGACTCCACCGCCGAGACCTATGCCGCTTTCACCCGCGCCTACCCCATGTACAGCGCCTCCAGCCGCGACCTTGCCGCACGTGCCGGGCTCACCAACAGCCGTGTGATCGTCGACCTGTGCGGCGGCACCGGTACGACGGCCGAGGCCATCCTCGCCCTGGCACCGCCCGACGCCACCATCGTCTCCCTCGACAGCTCCGCCGCCATGCAGCGCATCGGCCGCCACCTCCTGACCGACTCCCGGCTGACCTGGGTCAACGCACCCGCCGAAAACCTGGCCGGTCACGTCCCGGCACACAGCGTCGATGCCGTCGTGTGCAACTCGGCCCTGTGGAAGACCAACGTCGCCGCCGTGGTCACCGCGGTGCGCCGTGTTCTGCGGCCCGGAGGCCGGTTCGTCTTCAACATCGGGGGCGCGTTCGCCGGCGTCACCCACCCCGACGCACCGGTCCCGCCGACCGGGCCTTCCCTCACCACCCTGATCCAGCAGATCGCCACCCGCGACTACGGCATTGCCCCGCCGACGGCCGCCATCCCTCCGAAGCTGCCGCTCCCCGCCATCACCCGGCTTCTGGCCGATGCCGGGCTGGACGTCGTCGCCGCGGAGGTCACCGGTCAGCGCACCACCACCGCCGAGAGGGCGGCCTGGCTGTCCATCCCGGTCTTCGCCCACCCCGAGGGCGCCCTCTCCTACGAGCAGAAAATGGCGATCCTCGCGGAGGCATCCACCCGGACCAGACCGGACGATGCCACGGTGACGAGCTGGCTCGTGATCGTCGCCAAGCTTCCGGAGGAGGCAGCGTGA
- a CDS encoding 3'-5' exonuclease, with protein MGSLTDDPDFRATTFVVVDFETTTPTGHPAQPIEVAALALRCQDGAWTEAGRSTSLIRPPAFAPVTPADTAQTGLTAAELAGAPDVAHVMGALDRRFTPDSQYLLVAQHAATEANVIHNARAHCPTLARVNFLDTIPLAKHLFPGLANYKLDTLLAHFTIPRPAARHRAYADVDVTAKVFLHLLDAADDTSQLTDLAALVKVAGRTARSNVPVQGGLFDI; from the coding sequence ATGGGCAGCTTGACCGACGACCCCGACTTCCGGGCAACGACATTCGTGGTCGTCGACTTCGAGACCACAACGCCGACGGGCCACCCGGCGCAGCCCATCGAAGTCGCCGCTCTCGCCCTTCGCTGCCAGGACGGGGCATGGACGGAGGCGGGGAGGAGCACCTCCCTCATCCGGCCGCCCGCGTTCGCCCCTGTGACACCGGCCGACACGGCCCAGACCGGCCTGACAGCGGCAGAACTGGCAGGCGCCCCGGACGTTGCTCACGTCATGGGAGCCCTGGACCGGCGATTCACCCCTGACAGCCAGTACCTGCTGGTCGCGCAGCACGCCGCCACCGAGGCCAACGTCATCCACAACGCCCGCGCACACTGCCCGACCCTGGCCCGTGTCAACTTCCTCGACACCATTCCCCTCGCCAAGCACCTGTTCCCCGGCCTGGCCAACTACAAGCTCGACACCCTCCTGGCGCACTTCACCATCCCCCGGCCGGCCGCCCGCCACCGGGCCTACGCCGACGTCGACGTCACCGCGAAAGTGTTCCTCCACCTCCTTGACGCTGCGGACGACACCTCACAGCTCACCGACCTCGCCGCCCTGGTAAAGGTCGCCGGGCGCACCGCCAGGAGCAACGTCCCCGTCCAGGGCGGGCTGTTCGACATCTAG
- a CDS encoding phosphoribosylaminoimidazolesuccinocarboxamide synthase, which produces MPVLHSTKNLKITTPATETRTGVGIFEYTDAYTVFHYGRMPDLIPGKGEAISRMAAFNFALLEAAGVRTHFRRFIAPHRIEFDLAHLPAPDTLPLPPGARNTLIPVQVLVRTELPQGSSVHRRLATGTLTPAQAGLSSLPAVGEELKKPLVEFATMLDNVNQYIDTAEAQRLTGLDDDQFHDLLDTTATVNRVLTEHARTVGLRHCDGKLEFVVAGDGGLMLADSPGTPDESRLLYDGVHCGKQVLRNWYVDNGHAVPVNQLIAEGVPRHRWPTPTPLPGDFLPVMSDLYQSLSETWTGERRWNAPNLQAATAAVARVLGH; this is translated from the coding sequence ATGCCCGTCCTCCACTCGACCAAGAACCTGAAGATCACCACCCCGGCCACGGAAACCCGTACGGGCGTCGGCATCTTCGAATACACCGACGCCTACACGGTGTTCCACTACGGCCGGATGCCGGACCTGATCCCCGGCAAGGGCGAAGCCATCTCCCGCATGGCCGCCTTCAACTTCGCCCTGCTGGAGGCAGCCGGCGTACGGACCCACTTCCGCCGGTTCATCGCCCCCCACCGCATAGAGTTCGATCTCGCACACCTTCCCGCCCCGGACACCCTGCCCTTGCCCCCCGGCGCCCGCAACACCCTGATCCCCGTGCAGGTCCTTGTCCGCACCGAACTCCCGCAGGGCAGCTCCGTCCACCGCCGGCTCGCCACCGGCACCCTCACCCCGGCCCAGGCCGGACTCAGCTCCCTCCCCGCAGTCGGGGAAGAGCTGAAGAAGCCGCTCGTAGAGTTCGCGACCATGCTGGACAACGTCAACCAGTACATCGACACGGCGGAAGCCCAACGGCTCACGGGCCTCGACGACGACCAGTTCCACGACCTGCTCGACACCACCGCCACGGTCAACCGCGTACTGACCGAACACGCGCGCACGGTGGGCCTGCGGCACTGCGACGGCAAACTCGAATTCGTGGTGGCGGGCGATGGTGGTCTCATGCTCGCCGACAGCCCCGGCACGCCCGACGAGAGCCGCCTGCTGTACGACGGCGTGCACTGCGGCAAGCAGGTCCTGCGGAACTGGTACGTGGACAACGGGCACGCAGTCCCCGTCAACCAGCTGATCGCCGAGGGCGTCCCCCGGCACCGGTGGCCCACGCCAACGCCCCTGCCAGGCGACTTCCTGCCAGTGATGTCGGACCTCTACCAGTCCCTGAGCGAAACCTGGACCGGCGAGCGCCGGTGGAACGCACCGAATCTGCAAGCCGCCACGGCGGCCGTGGCCCGAGTCCTCGGGCACTGA
- a CDS encoding HAD family hydrolase: MSETALPPGSPIPALDESCSPDVPDGILAVIFDFDGTLADTTAHQEQSLRAALQPYGLDLDADWYRRNFGLSIHDLLAALPGARQLPHDEIIRRSRAHLLAHLHTISPIACSVTLLRAARRAGLPCVVASAASRILVHPGIEALGLSHEFAAVVTREDTARGKPAPDVFLEAARRIGVPPERCLAVEDAPDGIASALAADMHVLRVIDSHLAPIGEGTEDTAGLPSGSGAPLPRGCARGQAADRETAACPSPTSVPAPLTADSDR; the protein is encoded by the coding sequence GTGAGCGAGACGGCCCTCCCACCGGGCAGCCCGATCCCCGCCCTCGACGAAAGCTGCTCGCCAGACGTCCCCGACGGCATCCTGGCTGTGATCTTCGATTTCGACGGAACCCTCGCCGACACGACGGCCCATCAGGAACAGTCGCTGCGCGCGGCGCTCCAGCCGTACGGGCTCGACCTGGACGCGGACTGGTACCGCCGGAACTTCGGCCTGTCCATCCACGACCTGCTCGCCGCGCTGCCCGGCGCACGGCAGCTGCCCCACGACGAGATCATCCGCCGCAGCCGCGCCCACCTCCTGGCCCACCTGCACACCATCTCCCCCATCGCATGCAGCGTGACGCTCCTGCGCGCGGCGCGCCGCGCCGGACTGCCCTGCGTCGTGGCGTCCGCGGCCAGCCGCATTCTCGTCCATCCCGGGATAGAAGCCCTGGGCCTGAGCCACGAGTTCGCAGCTGTTGTCACCCGGGAGGACACGGCGCGCGGCAAGCCCGCCCCCGACGTGTTCCTGGAGGCTGCCCGCCGCATCGGCGTCCCGCCGGAGCGCTGCCTCGCCGTGGAGGACGCCCCGGACGGTATCGCCTCCGCGCTCGCGGCCGACATGCACGTACTCAGAGTCATCGACAGCCACCTGGCCCCCATCGGCGAAGGCACCGAGGACACCGCGGGCCTGCCTTCAGGATCCGGAGCACCGTTGCCGCGCGGCTGCGCGCGCGGGCAGGCCGCCGACCGCGAGACGGCCGCCTGCCCCAGCCCCACATCCGTCCCCGCGCCACTCACCGCCGATTCCGACCGGTGA
- a CDS encoding nucleoside/nucleotide kinase family protein, which translates to MSHTCTRGPLISAEGLNGVGKTYLTNRAVEALDEKPLMLDEFSQRANGRPGLGEALLQALREASTGDPFLRGGTPMAEALLLMAIKRHDLDTLLPDLARGRTVVEGRSVDTTAVCQALLLHPDHPDRALETALALLDLASSYRPLPDLTILVTDDADQALVRAQRRDRRVFTTEQATFMRKACALFERVAATDPARYRVVDRRITDEYEAAAQIRDWIGSAGPGLDCLREPWMGEGAPCMCCGHRAEEVPA; encoded by the coding sequence TTGAGCCACACGTGTACCCGCGGCCCGCTGATCTCCGCCGAGGGCCTCAACGGCGTCGGCAAAACCTACTTGACCAACCGCGCCGTCGAAGCCCTCGACGAGAAGCCGCTGATGCTGGACGAGTTCTCCCAGCGGGCCAACGGACGCCCCGGACTGGGCGAAGCCCTGCTCCAGGCGCTGCGCGAGGCCAGCACCGGCGACCCGTTCCTCCGCGGGGGCACCCCCATGGCCGAGGCACTCCTCCTGATGGCCATCAAGCGCCACGACCTCGACACTCTGCTCCCCGACCTGGCCCGCGGACGCACAGTCGTCGAAGGTCGCAGCGTTGACACCACGGCGGTGTGCCAGGCGCTGCTGCTGCACCCCGACCACCCGGACCGGGCTCTTGAGACCGCCCTGGCCCTGCTCGACCTCGCGTCTTCCTACCGGCCGCTGCCCGACCTCACGATCCTCGTCACCGACGACGCCGACCAGGCCCTGGTACGCGCGCAGCGCCGCGACCGGCGGGTCTTCACCACCGAGCAGGCGACGTTCATGCGCAAGGCGTGCGCGCTGTTCGAACGGGTCGCCGCCACCGATCCGGCCCGCTACCGCGTCGTAGACCGGCGTATCACCGACGAGTACGAGGCCGCCGCGCAGATCCGGGACTGGATCGGCAGCGCCGGACCCGGCCTGGACTGCCTGCGCGAACCGTGGATGGGCGAGGGCGCGCCGTGCATGTGCTGCGGACACCGCGCGGAAGAGGTGCCGGCGTGA
- a CDS encoding DegT/DnrJ/EryC1/StrS family aminotransferase encodes MSLPPPPDTAPLLREVAACLSAMPDLAGSGHLRMFEEEAARRLGIAHAVAVSSGTAALHAALSACGIGPGDEVLVPALTVIMTVAPLRALGATPVFVDSDPATLDLDYKDAARKVTARTRAIIPVHLWGRMGDPGSLAAFASEHGLAVVEDAAQAVGTARNEQSAGMVGTAGCFSMKDGKILWSGEGGFLTTDSGVVAAHARAFRSHWQPAPPGEAPFSRLATNSRLAAPLAALALANLRRLPDLIELRRAQTQYLLTALEQVPGLSALTPSAGEEWNGFSPLLRIKLSGPRAFAEHLAQQGVPNSTGSFRLVPCDTRSPFPRPEQPCRGTAEILDRTLAVVLTERDTQATLDHYADVIARATAAWAP; translated from the coding sequence ATGAGCCTTCCCCCGCCCCCCGACACGGCGCCGCTGCTGCGGGAGGTGGCCGCCTGTCTGTCGGCCATGCCCGACCTTGCGGGCTCCGGCCATCTGCGGATGTTCGAGGAAGAAGCCGCGCGCAGGCTCGGCATCGCTCACGCGGTCGCCGTGTCCTCGGGCACCGCTGCCCTGCACGCCGCGTTGTCCGCCTGCGGGATCGGACCGGGGGACGAGGTCCTCGTCCCGGCGCTGACCGTGATCATGACCGTGGCACCTCTTCGCGCGCTCGGGGCAACGCCGGTTTTCGTCGACAGCGACCCGGCCACCTTGGACCTGGACTACAAGGATGCGGCCCGTAAGGTCACCGCGCGGACGCGTGCGATCATCCCGGTCCACCTGTGGGGCCGGATGGGAGACCCGGGCTCCCTGGCAGCGTTCGCGTCCGAGCACGGACTCGCCGTCGTCGAGGACGCGGCCCAAGCCGTCGGCACGGCGCGGAACGAACAGTCGGCCGGCATGGTCGGCACGGCCGGCTGCTTCAGTATGAAGGACGGCAAGATCCTGTGGAGCGGCGAAGGCGGGTTCCTCACCACGGACAGTGGAGTGGTCGCCGCGCACGCGCGCGCCTTCCGGAGCCACTGGCAGCCCGCCCCGCCCGGCGAAGCCCCCTTCAGCCGCCTGGCCACCAACTCCCGCCTCGCCGCCCCCTTGGCCGCTCTCGCCCTGGCCAACCTCCGCCGACTCCCTGACCTGATCGAACTGCGCCGCGCCCAGACCCAATACCTCCTGACCGCCCTGGAGCAGGTCCCCGGACTGAGTGCTCTTACTCCCTCCGCCGGTGAGGAGTGGAACGGCTTCTCCCCACTGCTCCGCATCAAGCTGTCCGGCCCCCGGGCGTTCGCCGAACATCTCGCGCAGCAGGGAGTGCCGAACTCCACCGGCAGCTTCCGGCTCGTGCCCTGCGACACCCGATCCCCATTCCCCAGGCCGGAGCAGCCGTGCCGCGGCACGGCCGAGATCCTCGACCGCACGCTCGCCGTCGTCCTGACCGAACGCGACACCCAGGCAACCCTCGACCACTACGCCGACGTCATCGCCCGCGCCACCGCCGCGTGGGCACCGTGA
- a CDS encoding radical SAM protein, giving the protein MRRDITLLWGLRSRCAVACLYCYFGTVEEHKVSPPNQFGILSHISRNDLSREAITAFARTLEGSPVERVVIAGGEPLDWPAALDLIEIIKNAGCEVVIATNGIPLTRPGIAERLIEFQVDGVSVSLDSVDPASNDRLRPSRSGKFGHADVVAGIQALLRARGTGPVPRVGIYSVVMKPAPQEITEVARLGAELGVDYFVPQPISLAPDHKLFDELAHTPEDTVTVAQELARLLADPAGLAVPSPGSMLRFVSAISTQAGGRVRECFGGAQLFFVQPDGSLWDCPSDRRIAATPAERRRTIAGADARTLFDGRPVCTDCSHFSRDCVNMWPLVLDMPRLLNKEAGR; this is encoded by the coding sequence ATGCGTCGTGACATCACACTCCTGTGGGGATTGCGCTCCCGCTGTGCCGTGGCCTGCCTGTACTGCTACTTCGGCACCGTGGAGGAGCACAAGGTCAGCCCGCCCAACCAGTTCGGCATCCTGTCGCACATCTCCCGCAATGACTTGAGCCGGGAGGCGATCACCGCGTTCGCGCGGACACTGGAGGGCTCCCCCGTCGAGCGGGTCGTCATCGCGGGCGGCGAGCCTCTGGACTGGCCCGCCGCCTTGGACCTGATCGAGATCATCAAGAACGCGGGATGCGAGGTGGTCATCGCCACGAACGGAATCCCCCTCACCCGCCCGGGCATCGCCGAACGTCTCATCGAGTTTCAGGTCGACGGGGTGTCGGTGTCCCTGGACAGCGTGGACCCGGCCTCCAACGACCGCCTGCGGCCGTCCCGCTCCGGGAAGTTCGGCCACGCCGACGTCGTGGCCGGCATCCAGGCACTGCTGAGGGCCCGCGGCACCGGACCGGTGCCGCGGGTCGGGATCTACAGCGTGGTGATGAAGCCGGCGCCGCAGGAGATCACGGAGGTGGCGCGGCTGGGCGCAGAACTCGGCGTGGACTACTTCGTGCCGCAGCCGATCTCCCTGGCACCCGACCACAAGCTGTTCGACGAGCTCGCGCACACCCCCGAGGACACGGTGACCGTGGCCCAGGAACTGGCCCGCCTGCTAGCTGACCCGGCGGGCCTGGCGGTTCCCTCGCCCGGCTCCATGCTGCGCTTCGTCTCCGCGATCTCCACCCAGGCCGGCGGTCGCGTGCGGGAGTGCTTCGGCGGGGCGCAGCTGTTCTTCGTCCAGCCGGACGGCTCGCTGTGGGACTGCCCGTCCGATCGCCGGATCGCCGCGACCCCCGCCGAGCGGCGGCGGACGATCGCCGGGGCAGATGCCCGGACGTTGTTCGACGGGCGTCCCGTGTGTACGGACTGCTCTCACTTCAGCCGGGACTGCGTGAACATGTGGCCGCTGGTCCTGGACATGCCGCGCCTGCTCAACAAGGAGGCCGGCCGATGA